The Helianthus annuus cultivar XRQ/B chromosome 16, HanXRQr2.0-SUNRISE, whole genome shotgun sequence genome includes a window with the following:
- the LOC110929765 gene encoding pathogenesis-related protein 1A-like, with protein sequence MGPFQLQFALICFLAIVMFHSTHAQNSQQDYLDAHNEARREVGVENMVWNATVAAYAESYANQRIGDCNLIHSSGPYGENLAEGGGAFTGVDAVNLWIGEKTFYDHSSNTCAEGNECGHYTQVVWRNSVQLGCARVQCVNNGYWFVICNYYPPGNYVGESPY encoded by the coding sequence ATGGGGCCATTCCAACTTCAGTTTGCACTAATTTGTTTCTTAGCTATTGTCATGTTTCACAGCACCCACGCACAAAACTCCCAACAAGATTACTTAGATGCTCACAATGAGGCACGTCGTGAAGTAGGTGTTGAAAACATGGTATGGAACGCGACTGTGGCTGCGTATGCTGAGAGCTATGCTAACCAGAGGATTGGGGATTGTAACCTCATCCATTCTAGTGGACCTTATGGCGAGAACCTTGCGGAGGGTGGTGGTGCATTCACAGGTGTTGATGCTGTGAATTTATGGATAGGTGAAAAAACATTTTATGATCATAGTAGCAATACATGTGCTGAAGGAAATGAATGTGGGCACTATACTCAAGTGGTGTGGCGTAATTCTGTTCAACTTGGTTGTGCTAGGGTTCAGTGCGTCAATAATGGTTATTGGTTCGTTATTTGCAACTATTATCCTCCTGGAAACTACGTTGGCGAGTCTCCTTACTAG